A region of Sugiyamaella lignohabitans strain CBS 10342 chromosome A, complete sequence DNA encodes the following proteins:
- the SNF3 gene encoding Snf3p (Plasma membrane low glucose sensor, regulates glucose transport; contains 12 predicted transmembrane segments and a long C-terminal tail required for induction of hexose transporters; also senses fructose and mannose; SNF3 has a paralog, RGT2, that arose from the whole genome duplication; GO_component: GO:0016021 - integral component of membrane [Evidence IEA,IEA]; GO_component: GO:0016021 - integral component of membrane [Evidence ISM] [PMID 12192589]; GO_component: GO:0016020 - membrane [Evidence IEA,IEA]; GO_component: GO:0005886 - plasma membrane [Evidence IEA,IEA]; GO_component: GO:0005886 - plasma membrane [Evidence IDA] [PMID 2406560]; GO_component: GO:0005886 - plasma membrane [Evidence IDA] [PMID 24124599]; GO_function: GO:0005536 - glucose binding [Evidence TAS] [PMID 10477308]; GO_function: GO:0005355 - glucose transmembrane transporter activity [Evidence TAS] [PMID 10477308]; GO_function: GO:0004872 - receptor activity [Evidence TAS] [PMID 10477308]; GO_function: GO:0022891 - substrate-specific transmembrane transporter activity [Evidence IEA]; GO_function: GO:0022857 - transmembrane transporter activity [Evidence IEA]; GO_function: GO:0005215 - transporter activity [Evidence IEA]; GO_process: GO:0008643 - carbohydrate transport [Evidence IEA]; GO_process: GO:0051594 - detection of glucose [Evidence IGI,IMP] [PMID 8901598]; GO_process: GO:0015755 - fructose transport [Evidence IMP] [PMID 2046678]; GO_process: GO:0015758 - glucose transport [Evidence IMP] [PMID 2046678]; GO_process: GO:0015758 - glucose transport [Evidence IGI] [PMID 9564039]; GO_process: GO:0015761 - mannose transport [Evidence IMP] [PMID 2046678]; GO_process: GO:0045835 - negative regulation of meiosis [Evidence IMP] [PMID 18616605]; GO_process: GO:0007165 - signal transduction [Evidence TAS] [PMID 10477308]; GO_process: GO:0055085 - transmembrane transport [Evidence IEA]; GO_process: GO:0006810 - transport [Evidence IEA,IEA]), with protein MSSCAVPLLHSVVLCTVMTKVFSVCSIYQQVLALLQTRLMTRLHALMISCMQGHLQRIHKLTNPPGSVLVMQNFQAHFPRVTDKNSSNIQGWLVSCLELGAWFGALFCGWLSDKISRKYAMMVGVIIFTLGTGFQVGAQNEGFLFAGRTIGGIGIGMFSMVIPLYQSEIAPPELRGSLVSLQQQSITIGTCISFWLDYGFHFIGGPDCRPNGVNVSDADWDPDVYGGQHCEGEKTVSWRVPLAIQIIPAWILFFGMFFLPFSPRWLVMKDRDEEAKASLSKLRRLPEDDPLLVAEFLEIKSTVMFDREVRSESVTNNGWLAPWKELFSPNIFRRVMIGVWIMIFQQFTGINAILYYSPQIFATFGFSSVTIDLLATGVTGCLQVLCTLPAVLFLDKFGRRSFMIVGALGMFICHIVVAGVEGSFENNWPAHRAGGWVAIVFIWLFAVNFAYSWGPVAWVLTQELFPSSFRSRGVSIVASVNWMFNFIIGLTTKDMLNSMKYGTYIFFGAFCLMGAGFMYWFVPETKDKTLEELDVYFGGTSDSLAAADRERMQRIMHELGMDNYDDSNDLKEKADLTAEIENVDHQ; from the coding sequence ATGTCTTCATGTGCTGTGCCTTTGCTTCACTCGGTTGTATTATGTACGGTTATGACCAAGGTGTTTTCGGTATGTTCTATTTATCAACAAGTCTTGGCTTTGTTGCAAACGCGACTAATGACTAGGTTGCATGCATTGATGATCTCCTGTATGCAGGGTCATTTGCAAAGAATCCACAAACTAACAAATCCACCAGGTTCCGTTTTGGTTATGCAAAATTTCCAAGCCCATTTCCCCAGAGTCACTGATAAAAACTCTAGTAACATTCAAggttggttggtttctTGTCTTGAGTTGGGTGCCTGGTTCGGTGCTCTCTTCTGTGGTTGGTTGTCTGATAAAATCTCTAGAAAGTACGCTATGATGGTTGgtgttattattttcactcTTGGTACTGGTTTCCAAGTTGGTGCTCAAAACGAGGGTTTCCTTTTTGCCGGTAGAACTAttggtggtattggtattggtatGTTCAGTATGGTTATTCCTCTTTACCAATCTGAAATTGCTCCCCCAGAGCTCCGTGGttctttggtttctttgCAACAACAATCTATCACTATTGGTACCTGTATCAGTTTCTGGCTTGATTACGGTTTCCACTTTATTGGTGGCCCAGACTGTAGACCCAATGGTGTCAATGTTAGTGATGCTGACTGGGACCCTGATGTGTACGGTGGTCAACACTGTGAGGGTGAGAAGACCGTCTCTTGGAGAGTTCCTCTTGCCATCCAAATCATCCCCGCTTGGATTCTTTTCTTCGGTATGTTCTTCTTGCCCTTCTCTCCTAGATGGCTTGTTATGAAGGACAGAGATGAGGAAGCTAAGGCCTCTTTGTCCAagcttcgtcgtctgccTGAAGATGATCCTCTTCTCGTTGCCGAGTTCCTTGAAATCAAGAGTACTGTCATGTTTGACAGAGAAGTCAGATCTGAGAGTGTCACCAACAATGGCTGGCTCGCTCCCTGGAAGGAACTTTTCAGCCCTAACATTTTCCGTCGTGTCATGATCGGTGTCTGGATCATGATTTTCCAACAATTCACTGGTATCAACGCTATTCTTTACTACAGTCCTCAAATTTTCGCTACTTTCGGTTTCTCTTCTGTCACCATTGATCTTTTGGCAACTGGTGTCACCGGATGTCTCCAAGTCCTCTGTACCCTTCCTGCTGTCTTGTTCCTTGACAAGTTTGGTCGTAGATCTTTCATGATTGTCGGTGCTCTTGGTATGTTCATTTGTCACATTGTTGTCGCTGGTGTCGAGGGTAGTTTCGAGAATAACTGGCCTGCTCACAGAGCTGGTGGCTGGGTCGCTattgtatttatttggcTTTTCGCCGTTAACTTTGCATACTCTTGGGGCCCTGTCGCCTGGGTCTTGACTCAAGAGCTTTTCCCTTCATCTTTCCGTTCTCGTGGTGTCAGTATTGTCGCCTCTGTTAACTGGATGTTCAACTTCATCATTGGTCTTACTACCAAGGACATGTTGAACAGCATGAAGTATGGCACCTACATTTTCTTCGGTGCTTTCTGTTTGATGGGTGCTGGTTTCATGTACTGGTTCGTTCCTGAGACCAAGGACAAGACTTTGGAGGAGCTTGATGTTTACTTTGGCGGTACTTCTGACTctcttgctgctgctgacagaGAACGTATGCAACGTATTATGCACGAGCTTGGTATGGACAACTACGACGACTCTAATGACCTCAAGGAGAAGGCTGACCTTACTGCCGAGATTGAGAACGTTGATCACCAATAA
- the RAD16 gene encoding DNA repair protein RAD16 (Nucleotide excision repair (NER) protein; binds damaged DNA during NER; binds DNA in an ATP-dependent manner (with Rad7p) during NER; required for NER of non-transcribed chromatin; subunit of Nucleotide Excision Repair Factor 4 (NEF4) and the Elongin-Cullin-Socs (ECS) ligase complex; GO_component: GO:0031463 - Cul3-RING ubiquitin ligase complex [Evidence IDA] [PMID 16675952]; GO_component: GO:0000113 - nucleotide-excision repair factor 4 complex [Evidence IDA] [PMID 9497356]; GO_component: GO:0005634 - nucleus [Evidence IEA,IEA]; GO_function: GO:0005524 - ATP binding [Evidence IEA,IEA]; GO_function: GO:0003677 - DNA binding [Evidence IEA,IEA]; GO_function: GO:0008094 - DNA-dependent ATPase activity [Evidence IDA] [PMID 9497356]; GO_function: GO:0003684 - damaged DNA binding [Evidence IDA] [PMID 9497356]; GO_function: GO:0004386 - helicase activity [Evidence IEA,IEA]; GO_function: GO:0016787 - hydrolase activity [Evidence IEA]; GO_function: GO:0046872 - metal ion binding [Evidence IEA,IEA]; GO_function: GO:0003676 - nucleic acid binding [Evidence IEA]; GO_function: GO:0000166 - nucleotide binding [Evidence IEA]; GO_function: GO:0004842 - ubiquitin-protein transferase activity [Evidence IDA] [PMID 16675952]; GO_function: GO:0008270 - zinc ion binding [Evidence IEA]; GO_process: GO:0006281 - DNA repair [Evidence IEA]; GO_process: GO:0006974 - cellular response to DNA damage stimulus [Evidence IEA]; GO_process: GO:0000715 - nucleotide-excision repair, DNA damage recognition [Evidence IDA,IMP] [PMID 15177043]; GO_process: GO:0042787 - protein ubiquitination involved in ubiquitin-dependent protein catabolic process [Evidence IMP] [PMID 16675952]), with protein MAKLSVLNNTAPLAAGTKGSQATQKSLSYRQTESFSDNSSESEDESDSDSENESIQQVMGTYRKQRVKKIIESDSSESDEDTSDEEVDTVKVSRSIPSPSPAPKSLNISRVNGTENKIKAAANETAPKPTNQRTPQPGKATSDKEVQDISEVLNDLSIKTADVQRKEPQSSKKPVKPNPVLKPWAGNRPVQHQTANTVKVNPPAQSPVKPKAELPKQNNTVVPGGSFFDRIKKAQEKQSNSRLYPSASLNPPSDRAPFLSSPIRNYKSDGTLMEPMTPRSSQWSRPIDIAQAKSGRPVTAISPIKPPGDDDDISPDAFRNPLKQWGTTAPSIIGQANLAATKGDSYAYVDPAKTTEALKSLLTDMSNDEDINQDEVEDTQASKVEGLTVSLLSHQIKGLKFLLKREDKDLPAKGGLLCDDMGLGKTVQSIALILSNPYTPSESISGHIRATLVIAPLALAEQWADEIRNKAPGLRVEVHHGPSRSKDPNSLNSYDVVITTYQTATSEHQNKGPLFQKTWWRIILDEAHMVKNPKAKSSIAAYSLQAQNRWCLTGTPIQNNIDELYSLIKFLQIAPLNNASTWHNQIARPITNRQGNAAINRLRAVLSAIMLRRTKAVLGQSGIKMPARRKHFVHLDFDENERVFYDALHNRVSDVVKRLLGESGRNYMGVLLLLLRLRQVCDDKRLSRGKIDNDDKESIISADKTRADTDDLSDLLSSMSIDKDSTSQLSELGLDESESISDGSSTKIKKIIEIVKSEPERKTIIFSQFTSMLDLIEKPMRKERIKFVRYDGSMTKFYREAALSSIKEDPSVKVLLCSLKCGAYGLNLTCANRVILTDPWWNPMVEEQAIDRVHRLGQTHDVDVYELIIRNTVEDKIIALQEKKRQLSKDVIEGGKLSARGNQLSAAELLALFD; from the coding sequence ATGGCAAAGCTCTCTGTTCTGAACAATACAGCCCCTCTTGCTGCGGGGACCAAAGGGTCACAAGCAACTCAAAAATCATTATCATACCGCCAGACTGAGAGCTTCTCTGACAATTCCAGTGAGAGCGAGGACGAAAGTGACAGCGATAGCGAAAATGAGAGTATTCAACAAGTTATGGGTACTTATAGAAAACAAAGGGTGAAGAAAATTATCGAGTCAGATAGTTCAGAGTCTGATGAAGATACTAGTGATGAAGAGGTCGATACAGTTAAGGTCAGTCGCTCAATCCCATCCCCATCTCCTGCCCCAAAGTCTTTAAATATTAGCCGAGTGAATGGAAcggaaaataaaattaaagCTGCTGCAAATGAAACAGCTCCAAAGCCAACAAACCAAAGAACCCCTCAGCCTGGTAAAGCCACCTCTGACAAAGAAGTCCAGGACATCTCCGAAGTACTTAATGATTTATCGATCAAGACAGCCGACGTGCAACGGAAGGAACCCCAATCatcaaaaaaaccagtGAAACCAAATCCTGTATTGAAGCCATGGGCTGGAAACCGACCAGTTCAACATCAAACAGCCAATACTGTTAAAGTCAATCCACCAGCACAGTCACCGGTTAAGCCTAAAGCTGAACTACCCAAGCAAAACAATACTGTGGTACCCGGTGGTAGTTTCTTCGATCGAATCAAAAAAGCTCAAGAGAAGCAGTCCAACAGTCGATTATACCCATCTGCATCACTGAACCCACCTTCTGACCGAGCTCCGTTTCTATCATCACCAATTCGCAATTATAAATCAGATGGTACCCTAATGGAACCAATGACACCCAGATCATCGCAATGGTCACGACCTATTGACATTGCTCAGGCTAAATCAGGAAGACCAGTCACTGCGATTTCGCCAATCAAACCGCCTggcgacgacgatgacaTTTCTCCAGACGCCTTTCGAAACCCTCTCAAACAATGGGGCACTACTGCCCCTAGCATAATCGGACAAGCAAATCTGGCAGCCACCAAGGGAGACTCATATGCATATGTCGACCCAGCTAAAACTACTGAAGCTCTGAAAAGTTTGTTGACCGATATGAGTAATGACGAAGATATAAACCAAGACGAAGTGGAAGATACCCAAGCAAGCAAAGTAGAGGGCTTAACTGTGTCATTACTATCCCATCAAATCAAGGGCTTAAAGTTCCTGCTAAAGCGTGAAGATAAAGACCTTCCAGCCAAAGGAGGTTTATTATGTGATGATATGGGTCTTGGAAAAACCGTTCAGTCTATTGCATTAATTCTATCTAATCCATATACCCCATCGGAATCTATATCTGGACATATCCGAGCAACCTTAGTTATTGCTCCTCTTGCATTAGCAGAACAATGGGCAGACGAAATTCGCAACAAAGCACCCGGGTTAAGAGTCGAAGTCCACCATGGGCCCAGTAGGTCCAAAGATCCCAACTCTTTGAATTCATATGATGTGGTTATCACCACTTACCAAACAGCCACATCTGAGCATCAAAACAAGGGTCCATTATTCCAGAAAACATGGTGGAGAATTATTCTAGATGAAGCTCATATGGTTAAAAATCCGAAAGCCAAATCTTCAATTGCCGCATATAGCCTTCAGGCACAAAACCGATGGTGTCTCACAGGCACACCTATTCAGAATAACATCGACGAGTTATATTCTCTGATCAAATTTTTACAAATTGCACCTCTGAATAATGCTAGCACATGGCACAATCAAATTGCTCGTCCAATTACCAACCGCCAAGgaaatgctgctattaATAGACTTCGGGCTGTTCTATCGGCTATAATGCTGCGTAGAACTAAGGCGGTTCTAGGACAGTCTGGCATCAAAATGCCAGCTCGTAGAAAACACTTTGTTCATCTGGAttttgatgaaaatgagagGGTTTTCTACGATGCTTTGCATAATAGAGTTAGCGATGTTGTAAAACGATTGCTAGGCGAGAGTGGAAGAAATTATATGGGTGTTTTATTGTTACTCCTCCGATTAAGACAAGTTTGTGATGATAAACGTCTTTCGCGTGGAAAAATTGATAACGATGATAAGGAAAGCATTATTTCAGCGGACAAGACAAGGGCTGATACGGATGATTTGTCAGACTTATTGAGTAGTATGTCCATTGACAAAGATTCGACGTCACAGTTGAGTGAATTAGGGTTAGACGAATCGGAGTCAATTAGTGATGGAAGTTCGacaaagataaagaagatTATTGAGATTGTCAAAAGCGAACCAGAGAGAAAGACTATTATTTTTAGTCAATTCACATCGATGCTGGACTTAATCGAGAAACCTATGCGAAAAGAGCGAATCAAGTTTGTTAGGTATGATGGAAGTATGACCAAATTTTATCGCGAAGCGGCATTGAGCTCTATTAAGGAAGATCCTTCTGTAaaagttcttctttgctCTTTGAAATGCGGTGCATACGGTCTCAATTTGACCTGTGCCAATAGGGTTATTTTAACAGATCCCTGGTGGAATCCCATGGTGGAAGAACAGGCTATAGACCGGGTCCACCGTTTGGGACAGACCCACGATGTTGATGTGTACGAGTTAATAATCCGAAACACGGTAGAAGACAAGATTATTGCCTtgcaagaaaagaaacgaCAGCTGTCGAAGGATGTTATAGAGGGTGGTAAGTTATCAGCCAGAGGCAACCAACTTAGTGCAGCAGAACTTCTTGCTCTGTTTGACtaa